Proteins found in one Canis lupus baileyi chromosome 26, mCanLup2.hap1, whole genome shotgun sequence genomic segment:
- the GHRH gene encoding somatoliberin: MLLWVFFLVILTLSSGSHSSPPSLPIRIPRYADAIFTNSYRKVLGQLSARKLLQDIMSRQQGERNREQGAKVRLGRQVDSLWASQKQMALENILASLLQKRRNSQG; encoded by the exons ATGCTGCTCTGGGTGTTCTTCCTGGTGATCCTCACCCTCAGCAGTGGCTCCCACTCTTCCCCGCCATCCCTGCCCATCAG AATCCCTCGGTATGCAGACGCCATCTTCACCAACAGCTACCGGAAGGTGCTGGGCCAGCTGTCCGCCCGCAAGCTCCTGCAGGACATCATGAGCCGGCAGCAGGG AGAGAGAAACCGGGAGCAAGGAGCAAAGGTACGACTCGGCCGTCAGGTGGACAGTCTGTGggcaagccaaaagcagatggcATTGGAGAACATCCTGGCATCCCTGTTACAGAAACGCAG GAATTCCCAAGGATGA